One window of the Thermodesulfomicrobium sp. WS genome contains the following:
- a CDS encoding radical SAM protein codes for MKKSQPCKIKEWTAQKRWNPFNSYKLLVHVERWRQIKRGRPIPPPVLITVDPTNICNFNCVWCNAEYIRTHRNCKLSGKVLSELADFLPRWGERHFDNCGVKAICIAGGGEPLLNPETPAFIDKVISNGVEVGIVTNGSQIMDAIDPLSQCTWVGVSVDAGSSKTFHALKGLNPNKQVFEKVIENIALLTDYSRRHNTKLGMKHPSYGVSFKYLLYKDNIGELFEAAKLAKEIGCKNIHIRPAGTPWDKIGTNEKIRFSDDDVALFNEQLAKAQELDDDTFGVYGITHKFNDQFERSNCFHKCHAVFMTAVISPPSRKDSPADSYVMSLCCDRRGDSKLELLTDCEDVSRIDQVWGNKDHWRIHDLVDVETECPRCTYQPHNQIYEQVILNDSMTYKFI; via the coding sequence GTGAAAAAGTCCCAGCCCTGCAAGATTAAGGAGTGGACCGCGCAGAAGCGGTGGAATCCGTTTAACAGCTACAAACTGTTGGTCCATGTGGAACGGTGGCGGCAGATCAAGCGAGGCCGGCCTATTCCCCCTCCTGTCCTGATCACGGTTGATCCCACCAATATCTGCAATTTCAATTGCGTATGGTGCAATGCCGAATATATCCGCACGCACCGCAATTGCAAGCTTTCCGGGAAAGTGCTCTCGGAACTTGCCGATTTTCTGCCCCGCTGGGGAGAGAGACATTTTGATAATTGTGGAGTCAAGGCCATCTGCATTGCCGGAGGCGGAGAGCCACTGCTTAATCCGGAGACACCTGCGTTCATCGACAAAGTGATTTCCAATGGCGTCGAGGTTGGGATCGTCACCAATGGGTCGCAGATCATGGATGCTATTGATCCCCTGTCTCAATGCACCTGGGTGGGGGTATCCGTGGATGCCGGGTCGTCCAAGACGTTTCATGCCTTGAAGGGGCTGAACCCGAACAAACAGGTGTTCGAAAAGGTCATCGAGAATATCGCCCTGCTGACGGACTATTCCAGACGGCACAACACCAAGTTGGGCATGAAGCATCCCTCCTATGGGGTCAGCTTCAAATATCTCCTCTACAAGGACAATATCGGCGAGCTCTTTGAGGCGGCCAAGCTGGCCAAGGAGATCGGCTGTAAGAATATCCATATCCGCCCTGCAGGAACCCCCTGGGACAAGATTGGAACCAACGAGAAAATCCGCTTTTCCGATGACGACGTGGCCCTGTTCAATGAGCAGTTGGCCAAGGCCCAGGAACTGGATGACGACACCTTCGGCGTCTACGGCATTACCCACAAGTTCAACGATCAGTTCGAGCGATCAAACTGTTTCCACAAGTGCCATGCCGTGTTCATGACCGCAGTCATCTCTCCCCCCTCCCGCAAAGATTCACCCGCGGACAGTTACGTCATGAGCTTGTGTTGCGACCGCAGGGGAGACAGCAAGCTGGAGCTGCTGACGGATTGCGAGGATGTTTCCAGGATCGACCAGGTCTGGGGTAACAAGGATCACTGGAGGATTCACGATCTCGTTGATGTGGAGACAGAATGTCCGCGCTGCACATATCAGCCACACAACCAGATCTACGAGCAGGTCATCCTGAATGACAGTATGACCTA